From the Daucus carota subsp. sativus chromosome 8, DH1 v3.0, whole genome shotgun sequence genome, one window contains:
- the LOC108199022 gene encoding uncharacterized protein LOC108199022, which yields MKIHMKKKGKEREAFFDSCLKKFKDYYVYQKGLKPGEGDRAAKEFMSKKLKSIPYEEKSRADLSAENARKRGLKSATRRDFKPHYFNKRTLDKLCNYWESEEFQIKSKNGKEARKKMQHIHHSGAKSFDERREELEEKNNRKISELEFISHVYCLDDPKTQKLKEDIEKALASLPTEPEDEEMADPPPSPNTLKMNQRRKALSLIIQVRPPKKVKAILFPRHSVTEVLGAYEAAKFASTQPKQNSTPSQLSNDSVDLVVGVSAEVHRMVRSLEMSEVPRSFLNEQMHRLADEAFPDHDDPMQQELWSQYMRLATDFVVDALKMNDKVILEGTSIEKAPMDRDISGNHDDEDIDEDADQFPL from the exons atgaagatacacatgaaaaaaaaaggaaaggaaCGTGAAGCCTTCTTTGACTCATGCCTCAAAAAATTCAAG GACTATTATGTCTATCAAAAGGGACTGAAGCCAGGAGAGGGGGATAGAGCTGCTAAAGAGTTCATGAGCAAGAAATTGAAGAGTATCCCTTATGAGGAAAAGAGTCGGGCTGATTTATCAGCTGAAAACGCAAGGAAAAGGGGACTGAAATCAGCTACTCGGCGTGATTTCAAGCCTCATTACTTCAACAAACGCACCTTGGATAAACTGTGTAATTATTGGGAGAGCGAAGAGTTTCAAATTAAGTCAAAAAATGGAAAAGAAGCCCGAAAGAAGATGCAACACATCCATCACAGCGGGGCCAAGTCTTTTGACGAGAGACGTGAG GAGCTCGAAGAAAAAAACAATAGgaaaatttctgagttggagttCATATCCCATGTGTACTGCCTTGACGATCCGAAAACTCAGAAATTGAAG gaAGATATTGAAAAGGCATTGGCTTCACTACCCACAGAACCAGAGGATGAGGAGATGGCAGATCCTCCACCATCACCGAATACACTCAAAATGAATCAGCGAAGGAAGGCATTGAGCTTAATAATACAAGTGAGGCCTCCGAAAAAGGTAAAAGCTATCCTTTTCCCTCGACATTCAGTGACAGAGGTTCTCGGAGCCTATGAGGCAGCCAAGTTTGCAAGCACCCAGCCCAAACAGAATTCTACTCCATCACAGCTGTCTAATGATTCAGTGGATCTTGTCGTGGGGGTTTCAGCAGAGGTGCATCGAATGGTTCGTTCTTTAGAGATGAGTGAGGTCCCACGTAGCTTTTTAAATGAGCAGATGCATCGCCTAGCTGATGAGGCCTTTCCAGATCATGATGATCCGATGCAGCAAGAATTGTGGAGTCAGTATATGCGCTTGGCAACGGATTTTGTTGTGGATGCCCTCAAAATGAACGATAAGGTCATTTTAGAG GGTACTAGTATTGAAAAAGCTCCAATGGATCGCGACATCT